The Flavobacteriales bacterium genome contains a region encoding:
- a CDS encoding DUF3467 domain-containing protein — protein MSEENQDQQGNQINIELPEEIAEGMYSNLAIINHSPAEFVVDFVKLMPGVPKAKVKSRIVLTPQHAKRLLRALNDNIQKYEQQFGEIKEDNRGNIPLNFGGPTAQA, from the coding sequence ATGTCTGAAGAAAACCAAGACCAACAAGGTAATCAAATCAACATTGAATTGCCTGAGGAGATCGCCGAGGGGATGTATAGTAACCTGGCCATCATCAACCATAGTCCGGCCGAATTCGTCGTGGACTTCGTGAAGTTGATGCCCGGGGTACCCAAAGCGAAGGTGAAATCGCGAATCGTGCTTACGCCGCAACACGCCAAACGCTTGTTGCGTGCTCTGAATGATAACATTCAGAAATACGAGCAACAATTCGGCGAGATCAAAGAAGACAACCGCGGAAACATTCCACTGAATTTCGGTGGACCGACCGCTCAAGCTTGA